GGAAAGGTGAGCGCGCAGGAGGGGTCGAGGGGGCAGGCTGCGCGCGCGGGCGGCCGGGGCGGGTGCAGCGCGAGGGCGGGGAGCGGAACGGACGTTCGCGGCGCGCGCAGCCGGACCCTCATGCACGGCGCAATGCCGCCGGCGCGCCGGCGGGCACGTCCGCGCGGACGCCGCGCGCGGGTTCCGGCCGGACGCTCCCGTCCCGCCGCCGCGCGGGCGCGCTGCTAGCGTGGCCGGCATGCCCGACGTCGCCATCGCGGGAGCCGGCCCGGCGGGTGCCGCGCTCGCGCACGCGCTCGCGCGCAGCGGCCTCGAGGTCGCGCTCGTCGAGCGCCAGCGCGACTTCGAGCGCGAGTTCCGCGGCGAGGCGCTCATGCCGAGCGGCGTCGACGCGATCCGCCAGCTCGGCCTCGGCGCGCCGTTCGACGCGCTGCCCCACCGCACGCCCGAGGCCGTCGACGTCTACCGCGGCGGCGTGCGCGTCGCGCGCGGCGCGTTCCCGCGCGAGGGCGAGGGCGCCCCGCGCCTCGTTCCCCAGCCGCCGCTGCTCGAGATGCTCGTGCGCGAGTGCGAGCGCTTCCCGGGCTTCCGCTTCGTGCGCGGCGAGGCCGTGCGCGAGCTCGCGAGCGAGGGCGGGCGCTGTCGCGGGCTCGTGCTCGCGAGCGGCGAGCGGATCGCGGCGGACGTCGTCGTCGGCGCCGACGGCCGCACCTCGGTCGTGCGGCGCAAGGCGGGCCTGCACGCCGAGCGCGACCCCGAGCCCTTCGACGTCGTGTGGTTCAAGGTGCCGATGCCCGCCTACCTGGAGGCGCGCGGGCACCCGGTGAACGCGTGGCTCGGACGCGGGCACTTCGCGATCGCGTTCCCGACGGCCGACGGCCGCCTTCAGACGGGCTGGATCATCGACAAGGGCGGCTTCCCGCACCTGCGCGATCGCGGCGTCGACGCGTGGGTCGAGGCGATGGCCGACCACGTCGACGACGACTTCGCCGCGCACCTGCGCGCGCACCGCGGCGCGCTCGAGCGGCCCTTCGTGCTCGACGTCGTGTGCGATCGCATGCCGCGCTGGTCGGCGCCGGGCGTGGTGCTCGTCGGCGACGCCGCGCACCCGATGTCGCCCGTCGCCGGCCAGGGGCTCAACCTCGCGCTGCGCGATGCCCTGGTCGCCGCGAACCACCTGGTCGGGACGCTGCGCCGCACGCGCGACCCCGATGCGGTCGACGCCGCGTGCGCGGCCGTGCAGGCCGAGCGCGAGCCCGAGGTCGCGTGGGTGCAGCGCTTCCAGCGCGCGGCGCCGAACGTGCTGCTCCAGCGCCGCTGGTGGGGTCGCGTGCTGCTGCGCGCGCTCCCCTTCGTGGTGCGCGGCCAGGTGGCCCGACCGCGAGGCGGCTACTTCTTCCGCCGCCTCGCGTTCGGGGTCACCGACGTCCGCTTGCGCGTCTGATCGCGCCGCTCAGAACGCGTAGACGAGCGAGATGATGTAGTCGAGCTCGAAGCTCTTGCTCCCGCTCGGCGGCGTGTTGAAGTACTCGAGCGCGAGCGTGTTCGCGAACGACCAGCCGCTCGCGATCGGGAACGAGAGGCGCGTCGTGCCGCGCGCGATCCAGCCGCTCGTGTCGTTGAA
This Myxococcota bacterium DNA region includes the following protein-coding sequences:
- a CDS encoding FAD-dependent monooxygenase, coding for MPDVAIAGAGPAGAALAHALARSGLEVALVERQRDFEREFRGEALMPSGVDAIRQLGLGAPFDALPHRTPEAVDVYRGGVRVARGAFPREGEGAPRLVPQPPLLEMLVRECERFPGFRFVRGEAVRELASEGGRCRGLVLASGERIAADVVVGADGRTSVVRRKAGLHAERDPEPFDVVWFKVPMPAYLEARGHPVNAWLGRGHFAIAFPTADGRLQTGWIIDKGGFPHLRDRGVDAWVEAMADHVDDDFAAHLRAHRGALERPFVLDVVCDRMPRWSAPGVVLVGDAAHPMSPVAGQGLNLALRDALVAANHLVGTLRRTRDPDAVDAACAAVQAEREPEVAWVQRFQRAAPNVLLQRRWWGRVLLRALPFVVRGQVARPRGGYFFRRLAFGVTDVRLRV